A single region of the Candidatus Atribacteria bacterium genome encodes:
- a CDS encoding endonuclease MutS2 encodes MYKEKYILNEHTLSVLEFSKIKNQLREKISTASGEAIIENITPKLDLQQILITQRETTEMREIIFYDGTPPFSRLEDISSELKRSAVKGTILDSKKIIKILKALKTSRLIKKFLLKTKEKYPLIRERAEKIQTFFELEEEIIQCIDEDGVVLDRASPELRKIRRDIIKKEQILKNKLETIIRSSRFATIIQEPLITVRQNRYVIPVKQEKKAKFPGIVHDKSDSGATLFIEPYMVVELNNLLRQLIKDEEQEILKILQKITSLIGEKAQEINDSVLNLGEIDFIYARALLAEKMKAIEPKLNQDGLINLIRARHSLLQDRVVPININLGKVFNILVITGPNTGGKTVTLKTVGLLTLMAQCGLHIPAAEGSEVSIFKKIFCDIGDEQSIEQNLSTFSSHMKYIVQILREADSESLVLLDELGAGTDPTEGAALGMAVLDFLSKENSRVIATTHHDSLKSYAYLTKGVCNARVEFNEETLKPTFEISIGLPGKSCAFIIAQKLGLSKEVVLKAQSFLSQEKIKADSLIEKIEEDRKLIEKEKNLIEIIKEESVGLRNKLEKELNKAEESRKEIILKTYQEAEKILKETQDSAGKVMERLNKHKFLSKASKGNLLEEIQIISKEIQQEIVKIKPEKELIINQNIEIGDSVLVKSLNKKGTILSVSSKNEKYKIQIDNMKMLVPTFDIEKIDQIDQKTKKYSHIENSFDSGLSRKDSFSLSKIKTFKNEISIRQLTVEEARPMLEKYLDDAYMLGVSPVYIIHGKGKGILRDEVKKMLDKIPYIKSFRIGGTKEGGTGVTVVYIEK; translated from the coding sequence ATTTATAAGGAGAAATATATCTTGAACGAACATACTTTATCAGTTTTAGAATTTTCAAAAATTAAAAATCAATTAAGGGAAAAAATATCCACTGCCAGTGGTGAAGCAATCATAGAGAATATTACACCTAAACTTGATTTACAGCAAATTCTTATTACTCAAAGAGAAACAACCGAAATGAGGGAAATTATTTTTTATGACGGAACCCCTCCTTTTTCTAGATTGGAAGATATTAGTAGTGAACTAAAAAGGTCTGCAGTTAAGGGAACTATTCTTGATTCAAAAAAAATTATAAAAATTTTAAAAGCATTAAAAACCTCTCGCTTGATTAAAAAGTTTTTATTGAAAACTAAGGAAAAATATCCTTTAATTAGAGAGAGGGCGGAAAAAATACAGACTTTTTTCGAATTAGAGGAGGAAATAATCCAATGTATAGATGAGGATGGAGTAGTTTTAGATCGGGCGAGCCCAGAGTTAAGGAAGATTAGAAGAGATATAATAAAAAAAGAACAAATACTTAAAAATAAGTTGGAAACTATTATCCGGTCTTCCCGATTTGCCACTATTATTCAAGAACCTTTAATTACTGTAAGGCAAAATAGGTATGTGATACCTGTAAAACAAGAAAAAAAGGCAAAATTTCCGGGAATAGTGCATGATAAATCCGATAGTGGAGCTACTTTATTTATTGAACCCTATATGGTGGTAGAGCTAAATAATTTGCTTCGTCAATTAATTAAGGACGAAGAACAAGAAATATTAAAAATTCTTCAAAAAATAACCTCTCTTATCGGGGAAAAAGCACAAGAGATTAATGATAGCGTCTTGAATCTAGGAGAAATTGATTTTATTTATGCTCGGGCATTATTAGCCGAAAAAATGAAAGCAATAGAACCAAAATTAAATCAAGATGGGCTTATTAACCTTATCCGGGCAAGACATTCCTTATTGCAGGATCGTGTTGTTCCTATTAATATAAATTTGGGAAAAGTTTTTAATATTTTAGTCATTACTGGCCCCAATACAGGAGGTAAGACAGTTACCTTAAAAACAGTAGGGTTACTTACTCTTATGGCTCAATGTGGGTTACATATCCCCGCTGCAGAAGGGAGCGAGGTTTCTATTTTTAAAAAGATATTTTGCGATATAGGAGATGAACAAAGTATAGAACAAAATTTGAGTACTTTTTCTTCTCATATGAAGTATATCGTTCAAATTTTAAGAGAAGCTGATTCTGAATCTCTTGTATTGCTTGATGAATTAGGTGCAGGAACTGATCCAACAGAGGGAGCAGCTTTAGGTATGGCAGTTTTAGATTTCTTGAGCAAGGAGAATTCCAGGGTAATAGCAACGACACATCACGATTCTTTGAAATCCTACGCATATTTAACTAAGGGAGTATGTAATGCACGCGTTGAATTTAATGAAGAAACCTTGAAGCCAACATTTGAGATTTCTATTGGATTGCCTGGTAAGAGTTGCGCTTTTATCATTGCTCAAAAATTAGGTTTATCAAAGGAGGTTGTCTTAAAAGCTCAGAGCTTTTTATCCCAGGAAAAAATAAAAGCAGATAGTTTAATTGAAAAGATCGAAGAAGACCGAAAACTAATTGAGAAGGAAAAAAATTTAATAGAAATTATCAAAGAAGAGAGTGTGGGTTTAAGAAATAAATTAGAAAAAGAATTAAATAAAGCTGAGGAGAGTAGAAAAGAGATAATTCTAAAAACCTATCAGGAAGCAGAAAAGATATTAAAGGAAACGCAGGATAGCGCTGGAAAGGTAATGGAGAGGTTGAATAAGCACAAATTTTTAAGTAAAGCATCTAAAGGTAATTTGTTGGAAGAAATACAAATAATTAGCAAGGAAATACAACAGGAGATAGTGAAAATAAAGCCGGAGAAAGAATTAATAATAAATCAAAATATTGAAATAGGAGATAGTGTACTAGTTAAGAGTTTGAATAAGAAAGGGACAATACTTTCTGTTTCTTCTAAAAATGAAAAATATAAGATTCAAATTGATAATATGAAGATGCTGGTTCCAACTTTCGACATAGAAAAAATAGATCAAATTGATCAGAAAACGAAAAAATATAGTCATATTGAAAATAGTTTTGATAGTGGTTTAAGTAGAAAGGATAGTTTTTCATTATCCAAAATAAAAACTTTTAAAAATGAGATTTCTATTCGTCAATTAACTGTTGAAGAAGCGAGGCCGATGTTGGAAAAATATTTGGATGACGCTTATATGTTGGGAGTTTCACCGGTATACATAATTCATGGAAAAGGTAAGGGTATTTTGAGGGATGAGGTAAAAAAAATGTTAGATAAAATTCCTTATATTAAATCATTCAGGATTGGAGGCACAAAAGAAGGGGGGACAGGGGTTACAGTGGTGTATATCGAAAAATAA
- a CDS encoding CvpA family protein, translating to MAAINWIDISIILIILLNMIIGIRRGIIRGVINLIGIATAIFLAIFWCKEVGEYINSHYQLSREIADILGFVLIFLMVVLIARMFEVFLKKIFSLLFVSWIDGLGGALFGLTKGCLIVGILLVIITFIPLPLFLKEQLESSFLANRFAVMTAIVYDYLKDWLPLSIQFNTEEFLKKFNLNLLV from the coding sequence ATGGCGGCTATAAATTGGATAGACATATCAATAATACTAATAATCTTATTAAATATGATTATTGGTATACGTCGCGGTATTATCAGAGGAGTAATTAATCTAATAGGAATTGCGACGGCAATTTTTCTGGCAATTTTTTGGTGTAAAGAGGTTGGAGAATACATAAATTCACATTACCAACTAAGCAGGGAAATAGCAGATATATTAGGTTTTGTTCTAATATTTTTAATGGTTGTTCTGATCGCAAGAATGTTTGAAGTTTTTTTAAAAAAAATATTTTCCTTACTCTTTGTTTCCTGGATCGATGGTTTAGGAGGAGCCTTGTTTGGTTTAACCAAAGGTTGTCTGATTGTGGGAATTTTATTGGTTATAATTACCTTTATCCCTTTACCGCTTTTTCTGAAGGAACAATTAGAAAGCTCGTTTTTAGCTAATAGATTTGCAGTTATGACTGCTATTGTCTACGATTATTTAAAGGATTGGCTGCCTTTGAGCATTCAGTTTAATACGGAAGAATTTCTTAAAAAATTCAATCTTAATTTACTTGTATAG